In Deinococcus proteolyticus MRP, a single genomic region encodes these proteins:
- a CDS encoding HepT-like ribonuclease domain-containing protein, which yields MTPAETSPRARSAPRPGASGSGDSSLPAVAARLRSIEADWRRLGVTRVRVFGSVARGEATDLSDVDLLLDMQEGAGLLNLMAAKDLFEGLLGTRIDALTEGAIKPALRRGILTDAVDIMQVPDRPRRTHRRKRWRWRVYDLLDALDRIVDYTAPHDRQSFRADEQAADAVLRNLARLGETTKFIPQSQQDRHPQIPWALLRDVRNLVAHDYFGIDLDLVWQTARFELPQLRPLLQELAEGAEEEGGEEG from the coding sequence ATGACGCCCGCAGAAACTTCCCCCAGGGCCCGCTCCGCTCCCCGCCCCGGTGCTTCCGGCTCCGGTGATTCCAGCCTGCCGGCGGTGGCGGCCCGGCTGCGCAGCATCGAAGCGGATTGGCGGCGCCTCGGCGTGACGCGCGTGCGGGTCTTCGGCTCGGTGGCACGCGGCGAGGCCACAGACCTGAGCGATGTGGACCTGCTGCTGGACATGCAAGAAGGCGCCGGCCTGCTGAACCTGATGGCGGCCAAGGACCTGTTCGAGGGCCTGCTGGGCACCCGTATCGACGCGCTGACCGAAGGAGCCATCAAACCGGCGCTGCGCCGGGGCATCCTGACCGACGCGGTGGACATCATGCAGGTGCCGGACCGGCCCCGGCGCACCCACCGCCGCAAGCGCTGGCGCTGGCGCGTCTATGACCTGCTGGACGCGCTGGACCGCATCGTGGACTACACTGCGCCGCACGACCGCCAGTCGTTCCGTGCCGACGAGCAGGCCGCCGACGCCGTGCTGCGGAACCTGGCTCGCCTGGGCGAAACCACCAAGTTCATTCCTCAGAGCCAGCAGGACCGCCATCCGCAGATTCCCTGGGCACTGCTGCGCGATGTCCGCAACCTGGTGGCCCACGATTATTTCGGCATAGACCTGGACCTGGTCTGGCAGACGGCCCGCTTCGAGCTGCCGCAGCTGCGCCCACTCTTGCAGGAGCTGGCTGAGGGTGCTGAGGAAGAAGGCGGCGAGGAGGGCTGA
- a CDS encoding 4Fe-4S binding protein, with translation MNRWLDRLSELGTVEPRYTAQRCLRERQTVGGCDLCARACPHEAVILGPLGASVQIDPDRCTGCGLCVQACPSGALEYDLTGPLVSVRDQRGGPQQPAAEASLTCSQSGAGGPSLTCLGRATPALLSAAGAWEVPLTLIHGDCTACPVGAPDVPQRLQLVLNGAERLREATGQPAQITVRPAQAEDQARAQRFSRRGALGHLIGSGRRELVGLIPDSPLPFVDWSEPAERTPQEWRWRKASLNPAPPAGTPVYWPAPLVDEKCMDCPVCSNVCPTEAITRTHDAAGTLHLTLDLSACTGCMACVDSCPPQAMHRQNHWQAAALDAPLLLFEKFRP, from the coding sequence ATGAACCGCTGGCTGGACCGCCTGAGCGAACTGGGCACTGTGGAGCCGCGCTACACCGCCCAGCGCTGCCTCCGTGAGCGCCAAACCGTAGGCGGGTGCGACCTGTGTGCCCGCGCCTGCCCACACGAAGCGGTGATTCTGGGCCCGCTGGGCGCCTCTGTGCAGATTGACCCGGACCGCTGCACCGGCTGCGGCCTGTGCGTGCAGGCCTGCCCCAGCGGCGCCCTGGAATACGACCTGACCGGCCCGCTGGTCTCGGTCCGTGACCAGCGGGGAGGGCCGCAGCAGCCGGCGGCGGAGGCCAGCCTGACCTGCTCGCAAAGCGGCGCGGGCGGCCCCAGCCTCACCTGCCTGGGCCGCGCGACCCCGGCGCTGCTGTCGGCGGCCGGCGCGTGGGAAGTGCCGCTTACCCTGATTCACGGCGACTGCACGGCCTGTCCGGTCGGTGCTCCGGACGTGCCCCAGCGCCTGCAGCTTGTCCTGAACGGGGCAGAGCGGCTACGTGAAGCCACCGGCCAACCGGCCCAGATCACGGTGCGGCCCGCGCAAGCGGAGGACCAAGCCCGCGCCCAGCGCTTTTCGCGGCGCGGCGCCCTGGGGCACCTGATAGGCAGTGGCCGCCGTGAGCTGGTGGGCCTGATTCCCGACTCTCCCCTGCCGTTCGTGGACTGGAGCGAACCGGCCGAGCGCACCCCGCAGGAGTGGCGCTGGCGCAAGGCCAGCCTGAATCCCGCGCCCCCCGCCGGCACGCCGGTCTACTGGCCTGCGCCCCTGGTCGATGAAAAATGCATGGACTGCCCGGTCTGCTCCAACGTGTGCCCCACCGAAGCGATTACCCGCACGCACGACGCGGCCGGCACCCTGCACCTTACGCTGGACCTGAGCGCCTGCACCGGGTGCATGGCCTGTGTGGACAGCTGCCCCCCGCAGGCCATGCACCGCCAGAACCACTGGCAGGCCGCTGCGCTGGACGCCCCGCTGCTGCTGTTCGAGAAATTCCGTCCCTGA
- a CDS encoding DMT family transporter produces MTRHLLPRTAPEPRLGRWDSWSLAAALVTILFWASAFAGVRASLQEFGPGPLALYRFLVASLALGGYALVARIPPPPARLLLPVTLVSLVGITAYHLLLNYGQVTVPAGTASIIIAVVPVMTALLSLALGQERLSPVGWVGSLVSLGGVLLIVLGRGQSVEFTGGALLVLGSALASALYFVLQKPLLAQVRPLQFTVWSLMTGTVPMLVFAPELLRVWGQAPLSAHLTVVYIGLFPAALAYLTWSYAISRVGAAACTNLMYITPVLATLIAYLWLGERPTRMTLLGGAVALGGVVLVNTLGRRPAREVTKQGS; encoded by the coding sequence ATGACCCGCCATCTGCTCCCCCGTACTGCTCCTGAACCCAGACTGGGCCGCTGGGATTCCTGGTCGCTGGCCGCTGCGCTGGTCACCATCCTGTTCTGGGCGTCGGCCTTTGCGGGGGTACGGGCCAGCCTGCAGGAATTCGGCCCCGGCCCGCTGGCGCTGTACCGCTTTCTGGTGGCCAGCCTGGCGCTGGGCGGCTATGCGCTGGTGGCCCGGATTCCTCCGCCTCCGGCAAGGCTGCTGCTGCCGGTCACACTGGTCAGCCTGGTGGGCATCACGGCCTACCATCTGCTGCTGAACTACGGTCAGGTCACGGTTCCCGCCGGCACCGCCAGCATCATCATCGCGGTGGTGCCGGTCATGACGGCCCTGCTCTCGCTGGCGCTGGGGCAGGAGCGGCTCAGCCCAGTGGGCTGGGTGGGCAGCCTGGTCAGCCTGGGCGGCGTGCTCCTTATTGTGCTGGGGCGCGGCCAGAGCGTGGAGTTCACGGGCGGCGCCCTGCTGGTGCTGGGGTCGGCGCTGGCCAGTGCGCTGTACTTCGTGCTGCAAAAGCCTCTGCTGGCGCAGGTGCGGCCCCTGCAATTCACCGTCTGGAGCCTGATGACCGGGACCGTTCCCATGTTGGTCTTCGCGCCGGAGCTGCTGCGGGTGTGGGGGCAGGCTCCGCTGAGCGCCCACCTCACCGTGGTGTATATCGGGCTGTTCCCGGCGGCGCTGGCTTACCTCACCTGGAGCTACGCCATTTCGCGGGTGGGAGCGGCGGCCTGCACCAACCTGATGTACATCACGCCGGTCCTGGCCACCCTGATTGCCTACCTGTGGCTGGGCGAGCGGCCCACCCGGATGACCCTGCTGGGCGGCGCCGTGGCGCTGGGCGGCGTCGTGCTGGTGAACACGCTGGGCCGGCGGCCGGCGCGGGAGGTCACCAAGCAGGGCAGCTAG
- a CDS encoding SRPBCC family protein, with protein MTKQSNNQASAGAGTLGDIDQNRLLSGAAGGALLMLGLGRRGVLGLGMAAVGGYLAYRAATGSDPVMEAAGLGNASAAAKPIFVEHSVVIDRPAQDVYTYWRRLENLPQIMSHLESVTELDSRRSRWVAKAPLGTNVEWEAEIVNDKPGERIGWHSLPGATVDNAGSVQFESLAGDKTRVHVALSYRPPAGVLGAAVAKLFGEEPSQQIAEDLQKFKAAFEGGTAPKN; from the coding sequence ATGACCAAACAAAGCAACAACCAAGCCAGCGCGGGCGCTGGCACCCTGGGTGACATTGACCAGAACCGCCTGCTGAGCGGCGCCGCCGGTGGCGCTCTGCTGATGCTGGGCTTGGGCCGGCGCGGCGTGCTGGGCCTGGGCATGGCGGCTGTGGGTGGCTACCTGGCCTACCGCGCTGCGACCGGCTCCGACCCCGTGATGGAAGCGGCCGGCCTGGGCAATGCCAGCGCCGCTGCCAAGCCCATCTTCGTGGAGCACTCGGTCGTGATCGACCGCCCCGCGCAGGACGTGTACACCTACTGGCGCCGGCTGGAAAACCTGCCCCAGATCATGAGCCACCTCGAAAGCGTGACCGAGCTGGACAGCCGCCGCAGCCGCTGGGTGGCCAAGGCTCCGCTGGGCACCAACGTGGAGTGGGAAGCCGAAATCGTGAACGACAAGCCTGGCGAGCGCATCGGCTGGCACTCCCTGCCCGGCGCCACCGTGGACAACGCCGGCAGCGTGCAGTTCGAGAGCCTGGCCGGCGACAAGACCCGCGTGCACGTGGCCCTGAGCTACCGTCCGCCGGCCGGTGTGCTGGGCGCCGCTGTGGCCAAGCTGTTCGGCGAAGAACCCAGCCAGCAGATTGCCGAAGACCTGCAGAAGTTCAAGGCCGCTTTTGAAGGCGGAACCGCTCCCAAGAACTGA
- a CDS encoding pyridoxal phosphate-dependent aminotransferase gives MSTESPLSSVRRQVQDIPAYPYVPSRARIKLDQNESPYDFPAELKEKAVQRMLERPWQRYTDLNTTELRSAIGRLEGWDPAGVVVSSGSNVMIKVLTELAGIGQTVLTTDPTFAVYPLEAGMLGAELVKVPVQDDLSLPVEALKKELASRGPGLFVLIQPQAPTGHADRPEVVRDLVEIAAAHGWLTVIDEAYYQFSGTNYLNLVREHPGVLSLRTFSKAWGLAGLRLGYALAHPELAAQLSKLVPAFSINVLTQSALEVAMEHPGYVQQRVEENARERDRMLAALEGHPHWKAWPSQTNFFLIQTPDDAAAVRLLEEHDVVVRGQKGLPVLGDCLRVSVGQPADNDAFLQAAAAAR, from the coding sequence ATGTCCACCGAATCTCCGCTGAGCAGCGTGCGCCGTCAGGTGCAGGATATTCCCGCCTACCCCTACGTCCCCAGCCGGGCCCGCATCAAGCTGGACCAGAACGAAAGCCCCTACGACTTCCCGGCCGAGCTGAAGGAAAAAGCTGTGCAGCGGATGCTGGAGCGCCCCTGGCAGCGCTACACCGACCTGAACACCACTGAGCTGCGCAGTGCCATCGGCCGGCTGGAAGGCTGGGACCCGGCCGGTGTGGTGGTCAGTTCGGGCAGCAACGTGATGATCAAGGTGCTGACCGAGCTGGCCGGCATCGGGCAGACGGTACTGACCACCGACCCTACTTTTGCGGTGTATCCGCTGGAAGCTGGCATGCTGGGCGCCGAACTGGTCAAGGTGCCGGTGCAGGACGACCTGTCGCTGCCGGTAGAGGCGCTGAAAAAGGAACTGGCCAGCCGTGGCCCTGGCCTGTTCGTGCTGATTCAGCCGCAGGCTCCCACCGGCCACGCCGACCGCCCCGAGGTGGTGCGGGACCTGGTGGAGATTGCTGCCGCCCACGGCTGGCTGACCGTGATTGACGAAGCCTACTACCAGTTCAGCGGCACCAACTACCTGAACCTGGTCCGCGAGCATCCGGGCGTGCTGAGCCTGCGGACCTTTTCCAAGGCCTGGGGTCTGGCCGGGCTGCGGCTGGGCTACGCGCTGGCCCACCCCGAGCTGGCCGCGCAGCTGAGCAAGCTGGTGCCCGCTTTTTCCATCAACGTGCTCACGCAATCGGCGCTGGAAGTGGCGATGGAGCATCCCGGCTACGTGCAGCAGCGGGTAGAGGAGAACGCCCGCGAGCGGGACCGGATGCTTGCGGCGCTGGAGGGGCACCCCCACTGGAAAGCCTGGCCCAGCCAGACCAACTTTTTCCTGATTCAGACCCCCGACGACGCGGCGGCCGTGCGCCTGCTGGAAGAGCACGACGTGGTGGTGCGCGGGCAAAAGGGCCTGCCGGTGCTGGGCGACTGCCTGCGCGTGAGCGTGGGCCAGCCCGCAGACAACGACGCTTTCTTGCAGGCTGCGGCCGCCGCCCGCTGA
- a CDS encoding YkgJ family cysteine cluster protein — protein sequence MTFPPPSAAGEAVPPGYPPRSAWPREGRSCTACGACCTAPDIAALGKPLGQPCQHLGAGCLCAIYATRPSICRSYQPDWVCGEVAPLPTLAARATRFLEIYGLLEEARRVEAETRTAVSP from the coding sequence GTGACTTTCCCGCCTCCTTCCGCTGCCGGCGAAGCGGTGCCGCCGGGCTACCCGCCGCGCTCGGCCTGGCCGCGTGAGGGCCGGAGCTGTACCGCTTGCGGGGCGTGCTGCACGGCTCCGGACATCGCCGCCCTCGGCAAGCCACTGGGCCAGCCGTGTCAGCACCTGGGTGCGGGCTGCCTGTGCGCCATTTACGCTACGCGGCCCAGCATCTGCCGCTCGTACCAGCCGGACTGGGTCTGCGGCGAGGTGGCCCCGCTGCCCACGCTGGCGGCGCGGGCGACCCGCTTTCTGGAGATTTACGGGTTGCTGGAAGAAGCGCGGCGGGTGGAGGCTGAGACGCGGACAGCGGTCAGCCCCTGA
- a CDS encoding serine/threonine-protein kinase, protein MNTAPQSDPPSDFPAIAGFRPSRLLGTGSTARVYLARDGEGRRVALKVLLPAEELQGNPGAAEMFANEVRMTLQLRHPHLARGYSGQAYGEEAWLALEYFREGSLDTQLLPGIPLPLEQGVRILRGVAAGLDYMHGQGAVHQDVKSQNVYLDGERAVLADFGCSYMMGQGGRAGGSPFYMAPEIYRGEGGTAASDVYSFGVLGYEVLAGQRPFQGESYEDLMGEHLLTAAPSLSHLSPQVPRPLARLLQRALAKAPADRPTLAELLAALDEVAGVPEPLSAAPAAACTESGARLGRHAAASPLTSQVPASQASASQAPAPAPADEPAAGGLLSRWNPFRKKSDPA, encoded by the coding sequence ATGAATACTGCGCCCCAGTCTGACCCTCCGTCCGATTTCCCTGCCATCGCCGGGTTCCGCCCCAGCCGTCTGCTGGGCACCGGAAGCACGGCGCGGGTGTACCTGGCCCGTGATGGAGAGGGGAGGCGGGTGGCCCTCAAGGTGCTGCTTCCCGCAGAGGAACTGCAGGGCAACCCTGGAGCCGCCGAGATGTTCGCCAATGAGGTCCGCATGACGCTGCAGCTGCGCCACCCGCATCTGGCGCGTGGTTACAGCGGGCAGGCCTACGGCGAGGAAGCCTGGCTGGCCCTGGAATACTTCCGCGAAGGTTCGCTGGATACGCAGCTGCTGCCCGGTATCCCGCTGCCGCTGGAGCAGGGAGTCCGTATCCTGCGCGGGGTGGCGGCGGGACTGGACTACATGCACGGCCAGGGTGCTGTACATCAGGACGTCAAAAGCCAGAACGTGTATCTGGACGGCGAGCGGGCCGTGCTGGCCGATTTCGGCTGCTCGTACATGATGGGGCAGGGCGGGCGGGCCGGCGGCAGCCCCTTTTACATGGCGCCCGAAATCTACCGGGGCGAGGGCGGCACGGCGGCCAGCGACGTGTACTCGTTCGGCGTGCTGGGCTACGAGGTGCTGGCCGGTCAGCGCCCTTTCCAGGGCGAGAGCTACGAGGACCTGATGGGCGAGCATCTGCTGACGGCCGCGCCTTCGCTGTCACACCTCAGCCCGCAGGTGCCGCGCCCGCTGGCCCGGCTGCTGCAGCGGGCGCTGGCCAAAGCGCCGGCCGACCGCCCCACCTTGGCTGAACTGCTGGCCGCGCTGGACGAGGTGGCCGGCGTACCGGAGCCCCTGTCTGCAGCGCCCGCCGCAGCCTGCACCGAAAGTGGCGCCCGGCTGGGCCGGCATGCGGCAGCCTCGCCCCTGACATCCCAGGTTCCAGCTTCCCAGGCCTCAGCTTCTCAGGCCCCGGCTCCTGCGCCGGCCGACGAACCTGCGGCGGGCGGCCTACTGTCGCGCTGGAATCCTTTTCGCAAAAAGAGCGACCCGGCCTGA
- the prfB gene encoding peptide chain release factor 2 (programmed frameshift): MQELQEKLASLREYLDIPGKERRLNELDHFLADPELWNDQNRARSITQEATSVRGVVEKYQGLKSDLDGLAEMLELAESEDEREMLLEEQGGIEQRVDELYRETLFTMKHADTPAIIRVKGGAGGTEAQDWAGMLARMYMRWAERRGYRVDILDEQPGDQAGYQSIEFIIRGEKAYGMMSAEHGVHRLVRVSPFDSNNRRQTSFASVDVVPEVPEEEIDIHIPDSDLRRDVFRSQGSGGQGVNTTDSAVRLTHLPTGIAVACQITRSQIKNHELALQILKQRLYDIEMRKREEEALAARGQQSSVEWGSQMRSYVLDKQYIKDHRSGLMQHNPDDVLDGDLDDLMWAGLEWKAGKRVAEEAGDDD, translated from the exons ATGCAAGAACTGCAAGAAAAACTGGCGTCCCTCCGGGAGTATCTT GACATTCCCGGCAAGGAACGCCGCCTGAACGAACTCGACCACTTTCTGGCCGATCCCGAGCTGTGGAACGACCAGAACCGTGCCCGCTCCATCACCCAGGAGGCGACCAGCGTGCGTGGCGTGGTGGAGAAATACCAGGGCCTGAAATCCGACCTGGACGGCCTGGCCGAGATGCTGGAGCTGGCCGAGAGCGAGGATGAGCGCGAAATGTTGCTGGAGGAGCAGGGCGGCATCGAGCAGCGGGTGGACGAGCTGTACCGTGAGACGCTCTTTACCATGAAGCACGCCGACACCCCGGCCATCATCCGTGTGAAGGGCGGGGCGGGCGGCACCGAGGCGCAGGACTGGGCCGGCATGCTGGCCCGCATGTACATGCGCTGGGCCGAGCGCCGGGGCTACCGGGTAGACATTCTGGACGAGCAGCCCGGCGACCAAGCCGGGTATCAGTCCATTGAGTTCATCATCCGGGGCGAAAAGGCCTACGGCATGATGAGCGCCGAGCACGGGGTTCACCGTCTGGTGCGGGTGTCGCCGTTCGACTCCAACAACCGCCGCCAGACCAGCTTTGCCAGCGTGGACGTGGTGCCTGAGGTGCCCGAAGAAGAGATTGACATTCACATCCCCGATTCGGACCTGCGCCGCGACGTGTTCCGCTCGCAGGGTTCGGGCGGTCAGGGCGTGAACACCACCGACTCGGCGGTGCGCCTGACCCACTTGCCCACCGGTATCGCAGTGGCCTGCCAGATTACCCGCAGCCAAATCAAGAACCACGAGCTGGCCCTGCAAATCCTCAAGCAGCGCCTGTACGACATCGAAATGCGTAAGCGCGAGGAAGAGGCGCTGGCGGCCCGTGGGCAGCAGTCGAGCGTGGAATGGGGCAGTCAGATGCGCTCGTATGTGCTGGACAAGCAGTACATCAAAGACCACCGCTCGGGCCTGATGCAGCACAACCCCGACGATGTGCTGGACGGCGACCTGGACGACCTGATGTGGGCCGGCCTGGAATGGAAGGCCGGGAAGCGGGTGGCCGAGGAAGCCGGCGACGACGACTGA